In Spirosoma pollinicola, the genomic window CTGTAAAATGACCAATGAGCTAATCTTTTCAAGAACTAGTTGGTAAGCTAGGAAAATTACGAATTCTCAAAATACCCTCCTAGGTGAGACGAAGGAACGTTCATACATCTGCTTCAAGAAAAGGGTGTTTCATGAGTCGCTTTTAGCGAAGTTTACAAACGTTTAGTAGTACGTTTGTAAAATCGGACTCAGTATTAGTCGGCATTACCTGATTTAATTATATAAGATTCGACACTGGATATTCATAACCAGGGAAACTACTCTGCGTTTAAGTCTAACTTCAGCCTATAGATTACCTAGTTTTTGAGTGATGCTGATAACCGTTGTAAAATCTATTTTAGTGTTCATCCTGGCGGGCCTGTGCGAGATCGGGGGCGGTTACTTGGTCTGGCAGTGGATGAAAGAAGGAAAGCCGCTTTGGTATGGCCTAGTGGGCAGCATCATTTTAGCAGCCTATGGCGTTGTAGCCACCTTTCAACCGGCTGGATTTGGTCGCATATATGCCACTTACGGCGGGTTCTTCATTGTTATGGCCCTTTTATGGGCTTGGAAAGTGGATGGGTTCCGACCAGACCGATACGATATTATCGGGGCACTGATTGCTCTGGTTGGTGTTTGCATCATCTATTATGCACCCCGGAATTAAATCAATAGAGATACCCTATCGAACGGCGTGCTTTTGGAGTTTGTCGAGTTCCATCACCAAATAGACCATTTCCTTGGTTTCGGCGGAATCACCCATCTGCAAAGAAATCGGGCCTTCTTCGGGCTGAATCGTTAGGTGAAATACCAGCCACGGGCAACATAGCCGCTCGAATTTGATAAACTCAGCCAGATCGTTAATGATGGTATTATCTGACCCTGCGAACACCAGTTCATAGCTGGTCGGATGCTCCACAGCGCGCGACACCTTTTTAAAAAGCGTCTGGTGCAATTCGTTCATTCGCTTGATTTGGTCTTTGTCTGTGAGCTTGCAGGCCAGGGCGATTTTCTGTTTCAATACAGCTTCGGTTTCCATTGTCTTTGTTGTTTTGGTTTGAGCCAGGCAGGACAGAGCGACCAGCCAAACGAACCCAGTAAGCAGGAGTGATTTCATGGTTTTTCTAGTAAATTTAAACGGTGGAGTATATCCACTGTCAAGCGATTCACCAATAAATAGTTATGCTCATCGGCATCATTGCCCAGGAATCGGGCTTTTCCCGCGACACGATCCGGTATTACGAAAAAATCGGTTTGCTACGCCTGCCCAAACGAGCCCGTCGGGAAAACAACTACAAGGAATATTCACCGGCCATTTTATCGCGGCTTCGGGCGATCAAAGAATTAAAGAACATCGGCTACACGCTGAGGGAAATTCAGCAGGTCATTACGTCATATGAAACTGGCGGGCTGGACTGCATTGCAGGCAAAGACCAGGTATTAGAAAAAGTTCGACTGATTGACGCGCAAATGGCCCAATTGCAGCGTATCAAACAACAGTTACTAGAAGCGGTCGCTGAATGCCCCGATCAATGCAAAATTACGGCGATTCTGGACGGCACACTAGCTTCACCAAAATGACATAGTTATCTTAAATAGATGCCCCTTAACATGTTAACTAGAAGGCTGTAACGGTCATTCCTGTTTTGTAACCCTTGTTTGCTGCATTCTCATGAAAACGCTGGTATTACATTAATGAAATATCCATAGATTGAATCCACAGATTACGAGTAAAGGACCGCGAATAACAGCTACATGGTTGGCATAACCTTTGATTATACAATAAAAATAAGGGGCCTGCATACCGTATAATTGATGCTACTTTTTTGAAATATCAATATGTCGAGCCACCTCGTTATCAGTATCAACTGATATCTTTCTGCCTTGCTTCCATGAAATCTATCTTGATCCTTCTCTCCCTTTTTGGCTGGGCAGCTTCGACAAACGCCCAAGCCGTACGACTTGTTCAGTACTCAGGAACGACTTGGAAGGAGAGTAAACAAAACGCCGTCTATCTTGAACTTGCCGGAGGCCCTTCGTTGTACTCACTCAACTATCAGCGCATTGCTACTTCTAACGCTCGGCTTGCCTTTACTTACCGGCTGGGCAGCTCCTACATTCCTCGATTCACTACAGCTACCTTTTATTTAGGTGGCGTACTAGGTAGCCCTAGAAGATCAGTTGAATTCTTAGCGGGAGTCGGTTATCTGGGCGTAAAGTATCCAAGTCCAGAGCGGGTAAATTTTGCTCAAGAGCAGCATGACAATCTGTATCTAACTCCTCAGATAGGCTACCGTAGCCAGAACCCGAGAAATGGATTTTTATTACGAGCGACCTTAACTCCTCATTTATTCTTTGGGGAAGGTCTGAAGAAATTACGGCATACACCCGGTTTTGGCGTCAGTGTAGGAAAAGTATTCTAAAGAGATTATGCCTCCTACTTAATATATAACCACTTATACATCGAAAATACGAGCCTTGCACGTTTTGAGTAAAAAGAACTCCTCGTATGAAAACAGCTCTACTTTCAATAGCAATCATCTCTGGTATAGCTGCTTGTCGACAAGAGTTCCATCCACTTTCACCACCAAATTCAACGTCAACTCCTACGGTTTCGGCAACTATTACTCAACCTGCCTCCCCTAGTTCTGGTTGTCCCAATAAAACCTTTACACAGAATCTGCTTGGTTGGTGGACATACTCATCAAATCGGTTAGTTAATCCCAATGGAGGCAGCACAAAGTATTCAGGACGAATTATGTTTAAGGCAGATATGAGCTTTAAAGACCCAGATACGTTGTTTGGTTATAGATTACAGAATGAGCCTGTTTTGGCTAGATTATACGAAGTGCAAGGAGATAGTTTACTCGTTTATATCAGTGACAAACTCGAACGGCAACAAGGAGTTATTTTAGTACTTCAAACTGCAAATTGTAACGAATTAAGGTTTGTTGGTACAGGAAAGGGAAATGATGTTAAAATCGAATTGACGCGGTAGTTTACAATGTAACTCATGAGACTTTTTCGCTTGATAAGATAAAACTATATTGACTTATTTTGGGATAAACCAATGATAAGCAATAAAATGTAGATAGCTATGGCGAACCAGTCCCCTGGGTAGTCGTGATCACTCCAACGGCCCGGCGCAATGGTGGACCGCATTTTTTCAGAATGGCACGTGCCGTACTTTTTTTAGCGCACCTTAATTGGTAATTCTTTAGGCAGAACTGAAGGTTTTGAGTTATATGAAGTACTTCTATGCATTTTGTTTGCTGATTGGTTCTTTAGTTTCTTACGCGCAGTCAGGAGGAACAATTAAGTTTGAGTATGATCAAACTCCTACGGTGAGCCTGAATGGAGTTGCTTTAGCCAATCCCTGGGTAGGGGGACTCAATGCGCTCCAGTACTCAACTATTCGCTTAAATACGGATGAACGTGACGATTTGGTTGTCTTTGATCGCACAACTCATAAAGTGAGTACCTTTTTGGCTACTGATGACCCTTCGGGCAACGGTGTTCGTTGGCAGTATGCGCCTCAATACGAGACAGCATTTCCCGCTGATCTATACGGGTGGCTGCTACTGGTTGATTACGATGGAGATGGCCGGAAAGATCTGTTCACCAGTGGAAACAGTAATGTTCGCGTACTCCATAATGAATCCCAGAACGGCCAGCTTTTTTTTAAGGTCGCGATTGACCCGCTGATGACGGTCGGCTTGAATGGCCCCCGCCCAATCCAATTGTACGTGAACACCATTGATCTACCCGCCATCACCGATTATGACGATGACGGGGACATTGACATCATTACCTTCGATGCCGATGGAAACGTGTTGGCTTACCAAAAAAACATGAGCGTGGAACAAACTGGCCAGAAAGGGGGCTTACTCTTTAAGCGCACAGGTGACGTTTGCTGGGGGCATTTCCATAAAGAATTTTGCAATGACTTCACCTTTGGAATCCAGTGCGAGGACGGATCGGGTTCTGGTGGTCGTAAGCTGGCGAATCCGGCCAATGCCCGACCAATGCATACGGGCAACGCGCTGACCGTAGTTGATACAGACGGCGACGGTCATAAAGATCTGCTGTTTGGCTTTGTCAGCTGCGAAAATATAGCTCGCCTGCGCAATGCCGGGCCTAATAGTGATAAAGCTAATTACGTTAGCTATGATAGTCTGTATCCCCGAACAGATCCCATTTTATTTCCGGCTTTCCCCGCGACTTATTGGGAAGATGTGGACGGCGATGGCCAAAAAGATTTACTCGCCTCGCCCAATGTAACGGCCAACGATGGGTACGTTTTTGATTTTCGCCAGTCGAGTTGGTTTTACAAGAATATGGGAACGACCCAGAAACCTCTTCTCCAGTTGGTGCAAAAAGATTTCCTTCAGCGGGACATGTTGGATTTAGGGGAGCGATCGGCTCCGGCACTGGCCGATTTGGATGGTGATGGAGACCTGGATCTGCTGGTGGGGTATGCAGGCACGGGAACAGGCCGTCAATACCGGGCCGGTATCTGGCAATTTGACAACCAGGGCACCAGGCAGAAGCCCGCTTTTGTGCTGGTGAGTACAGACTATCTGGGCATATCCCAATCCCTGACACTGACCAACATAGCTCCTTCGTTTGCCGATGTGGATGCCAACGGGAGTCTGGATCTGGTGCTAACTGGGGTGAGCACGTCCACTACTGACATCCGGGTCTTCCTCAACAGTAGCCCGGTAGGAGCCCCCGCCCACTACAGCCTTTCACAAGCTATTCTCTGGCCCACTCCCGACCTGATGGCCCCCCAGGACTTACTTACGGTAACGGACGTCAATCAGGATCAACTACCCGACTTACTCATTAGCCGCTATCAGCTGGGAACCATTTTGTATTACCAGAATGTAGGCACCCTGGCCAGGCCGGATTTCCAACTCTGGAATCAGTCCTTCGGCGGCCTTGAAGCCGATTACTTTACCACCGTGCGAACCCGTTCCCTAGTGGTGACGGATGTCAATCACGACCAGCGCAATGAGCTTATTCTGGCCGCTGATGATGGGACCGTCAAGGTTTATGAATTTCCTCTCCCACCTTATCAATCACTTACTTTACTTGATTCCTTACCTGCCCTGGGCTATACCGGTGCGGGTTTAATTGCGACTGCGGCGGATCTAGACGGGGATGAGTTGCCCGACTTACTACTGGGCAGTACTGGGGGCGGTCTACGCTACCTAAGGAACACGTCGCAAAAGCAACGTCCTGTCGGTCTAAACCCAGATACGCCCTGGGTTTATCCTTCACCCGCTGATGATTACTTATTGATCCGCTCCGTAGCCACAGGTCAAGTGGAATTGCTATCTCTACTGGGTCAAGTCATCCAGCCTGCCAGAACCGTTCAGGCGCATGAGATAACGTCACTAGATGTGAAGACTATCCCGGCTGGCCTCTATTTGGTCAGATTGACTACCGTTGACCAAAAGCAACTGATTCAGAAAGTAATAATCAGTCGATAAGAATTAAAAACTTCATCGGCCCTGGCCCAACATACTCCTTTATGGCAGCACTGCATTTAGTGGATTTAAATAACAGGTGTTATTTAGAGATTTTGAATAAATAGTAATACCTCTCAGTAACTATACGAAGTTAATCATATTCGTTTTTTCACCCTGTCGTTTTATGGAGTGGACTTTACCATACAAATGATGAATAACGATCATGTCACTCAATTCCGCCTATGAAACTGTTGATCTTTTTAATTTTAATCGCGAGTTTGTGTTATACGTCTGCGGCAAATGCCCAAAATAAATACTGGTCGCTGGGACCCGCTTTATCGTTGGATCAGTATAAGGTTAATCTTCCAAGTGGAACAGATGGAGCAGTAATAAAAAATCCAGTGGCCCTAAGCTATGGGATCGACCTTTCATACCTATGTAAACAATTGCTATTTGACGTTAAAGTCCTGACGTCAAATAGAGAGTATCGATACAGTCAGACTTATCCCATTACCAGCAGTCCCGATATTTCAACGTATGCAACCATTAAAGGTCAATATCTAATAATTCCGGTTACCGTTTCTTATCGTTTAATCTCTGGTAATCGTTTCACTATGTTCGCCGGTGTGGGCGCGATAGATGAATGGGTGCCAAATGGTTTTAAAAGTTATAAGGCAAATAAAGATGGAATGATTTTGTCCAATCCAGGTTTAAAGGCAGATGCTGAGAAGACGTTTCGTGTAGGGGGCAACGCTCAGGCCGTTTTTCGATATAACTTATCAACTAAAATTCTACTTTCACTGGAACCGTCTTATCATCTGTTTTCTAGAATAGGTGTTCCGGCAGGTTATACCAACCAACACGCGTTTAGCGGCCTTCTAAGTATGGGGTATAAACTATAAATAAAACGTTTTTGCCAGTTAGATAAGATACCCCTTTCGTACTATAACTGATGTGGCTGTTGCAAATGTCGATGTTTGACTGGCTGAATCGATAGGAGGTCCGAAAATAGAGTACTATTTGCTTCGAAAGTAGGCTTTGAAAAGGGACAGTTAGTCCGTTGGCGTACTTTTGCAACAGCCACTAAAGTTATGTTATTAAAATAAACGAAGAAAAGCAGGGCGTCATTTAGCCTTGAACATCTATAATTCTTAATAAAATATGATTGATTAGCGCTAATAAATTTTATCAATTGACAGGTAATTAGCCCATTCTGTTTTAAACGTGTTTTTAATGATCTTGGCTGTTCCTGTTGTGTCATAAAGCTGAGCAAAACTGCCATCGAATTTAATCATCTTGCCGGGTACTTTATAGCTATCAGGCAAGTTGCAGAATACACTAACTTCTCGAGTTGCCATAGGATCAATTATTGAACTATCGGTAATAATGTAATAACTATCAATGGCCTTTGAGTAAGCAACAGGGGCGCTTATAGCCAAATAGCGTTTTGATATTATCTTACCACAGGCATAAGCTGTATTATCTGGAGTAGGCGTATTTTGACGACAACTAAGCAGACTCAACAGAAAGCAAAGTGAAGTTATTTTAACCATATAAGGTAGAGTTTACTCCGTAACGTCACGAGGCTGCTTTGTTGTATAAATGGTATTTGTTTGTTCTAACGGACAGACGTTAATCGTTTAAAAACATAATACGGACCAGCCGACGTGTAAGCGTATAGTTCTAAGTAGTCTTCACAAACGCGAAGACCGTTGGGATAGAAAACTTGTTGCTGACTTAATTCTTCTTCACCCTTGCTTGGCCGGGAAGCCCTAAGGTGAAAGTAGGCTCTTCCCGCTTCACTGATCACACATCGTAGATTGTTAAAATTAATACCCGAAGCCAATTGAAAGTCAATTAACTGCTTTCCTTTTTCATACACCACAGACTTTCCTTGTCCATCAACGCTCAGTGTGATGGAGTCTTCTGGCGTAGGCATCACCTTGTACGTCTTATTGCCAATATCAATCAGTTGCCACTGACCAACTAAAAGCCTGTTAACCGAATCTAAAACGACTTGGCGACGAGTGGAGTCCGTAGGATGCATGTAGCTTAATCGCTTGGCGTGTGGGCAGTACTCTCTGTCCGTTTGGTTAGCAGATAGTGACGGAGCCATTGTCTGCGTTGAGCCTAGTATCAATAAGATTAACGGAAGCTTGGTATTCATTTTCTATCAGATATTTACAGAGCAATAACTCATGATAGGGTGATACTATTATACTCTAGATTTTTTGTTCTATAATTAACCGTTATGTAAACCTAATTCTTGCTGGCCACCCTTCTAAAGGCATAGGCGTACCCTCTTCCATTAGACAGACCTAGCTTCTGATCACATAAACCCATGCGTGCCCACGTGTTAGGTTTAAGGGGCAATGGTAACACTTTTTTTACTTAATATGATAAATGTAATAAGTAGTTTTACCATATTTGTATTAAGTACATATCCGCTGACCTGTTCCCTAACTTTTTGATGAGCCTACCCCTTACAACACCTCACCCTGGCTTCTACCAGTACACGTACCCAACCTTTGTCGATGCCCCTCAGCCTATCTGCGTTCACTTCCTGACGCCGGATGGCCAACAGGCCTTTGTTAGCTATCCCAGCGACCGATCGTGTAAAGTCGCCCAATTGATTCCGGTAAGCTGGTTTCAATCCGTGACGCTGTCTCCCCAGAACGGGCAGCCCCAATTGATGCCCTTCCTGGACAGGCTATTTACCAAAGAAGCGGATAGGCATGCTATCACCCGTAGGCCAGGCCCCTGGGTGCCCAATAACCTGAAGGGGTGTAACTTGAGCCAGCATGACTATATGGCTGGTTAGCCACATCAGCTACCAAGGCACGTGATAAGCAAAACGGGGCAACCATCGCCCGTAAACACTCCGTTTTATAGCCACTTGTGGGGAAAGTACCCCTAAAAAGAGATTGTAAGTTAACCAATTTATGAATAGATGTCTTGGTCATTATGGTTTGCATCCGACAAATCGGGTTTGAAGGCGACTGTCCTTCCATCGTCAAGATTATCAATCAAATAAGTCAGCTGAGCGGCATTGAGCCTATTTATTCAGCCGATAGATGGCTTTTAATTAATTCGCAAAACCAAGAAGATGTCCTTAATCTTTATCAGGAAGATGACCAGACGATTACCCTCACATACGACGGTAAAATGACTGATTTGGTCAGAGCAACGTGCCAAACGTTGCTTCAAATGGGTGGTTATTATACAGACGAGGATAGCTAATAATGGCCTTCATAAACCTGGTTGTCCTTATACGACAGAGCTACTTCCAACCCTTTTCCTGCCTAAAGTGTCCTGGTCAAAACGCGCCTCTATTGACGCGCGAAACCTGGTCTAGCTACTCTGCTTTTTGTTTGGTAGTTGTGTCTACCGTATGTGACTGATTGGGTTTGACAGATAGTAAAAAGTTAGTGAATCGTAAAAGGCTCCTGTGTGAGACGCCTAATACAACGTGCATTTGCTCCTTATTTCAGGCGTTTTAGAAGGCCTGTCTGGATTAAATATCAACGACGCTCCGTAGCATATGGAGCGCAGCAAGGTAGACTTTGATACACAACTGAACGACTGTTAGAAGCTGGACTAGCGTTTCCGGTATCAGAAATACGATGAGCAGCGGCACGATCCAGGAAAGGGCTGTTCGGTCGCTAGAGTTAGGCGATACGCAGCAGGGGCCCAGCCCCAACGAACGGCCGATCTACAAGGGGCAAAAGAGCTATGGCTAGAGCAAGCCAAGATGAAAGGGCTAAGCCAACAACGAGAACTCACTAGTCAGCAAGAGCAAAAACGTAATCCTGACGTAGGTGTAGGCATGGGATAACACCCTAGCCTTTACTTTTCAAGGGCTGCTATGGCTTTTTCAATCTTGGCGGCAATGCCCTGGCTGGGACGCTCGGCGAAGTTTTCGATAATAGTTCCGTCGGCACCAATTAACACGTAATGAGGATAGGTGCTCACGATGTATTTTTCACTCAACGTTTTTGTCCAGGCCCGATTAGCATACAGATTAATGGTTTTTAGACCAAACCGTTTCGAGGCCGCTTTCCACTTGGGCAGTTGCTGGTTATCGGCCGCGCCAGGTGTGCCAATGCAGATACTAATAATTTTGACGGGTTTCCCTTTAAACTGCTCAACCAGTTTGTTCTCATAGGGCATTTCCTGAATGCATCCGCCACAGGTCGTGAACCAGAAACTGAGGTAAACCACTTGACCTTTGTACTGACTGAGCGTGGTTAGCGAATCATTCGCATCGACCAGCGCGAAATTGGGGGCTTTATCGCC contains:
- a CDS encoding MerR family transcriptional regulator, with translation MLIGIIAQESGFSRDTIRYYEKIGLLRLPKRARRENNYKEYSPAILSRLRAIKELKNIGYTLREIQQVITSYETGGLDCIAGKDQVLEKVRLIDAQMAQLQRIKQQLLEAVAECPDQCKITAILDGTLASPK
- a CDS encoding T9SS type A sorting domain-containing protein, producing the protein MKYFYAFCLLIGSLVSYAQSGGTIKFEYDQTPTVSLNGVALANPWVGGLNALQYSTIRLNTDERDDLVVFDRTTHKVSTFLATDDPSGNGVRWQYAPQYETAFPADLYGWLLLVDYDGDGRKDLFTSGNSNVRVLHNESQNGQLFFKVAIDPLMTVGLNGPRPIQLYVNTIDLPAITDYDDDGDIDIITFDADGNVLAYQKNMSVEQTGQKGGLLFKRTGDVCWGHFHKEFCNDFTFGIQCEDGSGSGGRKLANPANARPMHTGNALTVVDTDGDGHKDLLFGFVSCENIARLRNAGPNSDKANYVSYDSLYPRTDPILFPAFPATYWEDVDGDGQKDLLASPNVTANDGYVFDFRQSSWFYKNMGTTQKPLLQLVQKDFLQRDMLDLGERSAPALADLDGDGDLDLLVGYAGTGTGRQYRAGIWQFDNQGTRQKPAFVLVSTDYLGISQSLTLTNIAPSFADVDANGSLDLVLTGVSTSTTDIRVFLNSSPVGAPAHYSLSQAILWPTPDLMAPQDLLTVTDVNQDQLPDLLISRYQLGTILYYQNVGTLARPDFQLWNQSFGGLEADYFTTVRTRSLVVTDVNHDQRNELILAADDGTVKVYEFPLPPYQSLTLLDSLPALGYTGAGLIATAADLDGDELPDLLLGSTGGGLRYLRNTSQKQRPVGLNPDTPWVYPSPADDYLLIRSVATGQVELLSLLGQVIQPARTVQAHEITSLDVKTIPAGLYLVRLTTVDQKQLIQKVIISR
- a CDS encoding YnfA family protein: MLITVVKSILVFILAGLCEIGGGYLVWQWMKEGKPLWYGLVGSIILAAYGVVATFQPAGFGRIYATYGGFFIVMALLWAWKVDGFRPDRYDIIGALIALVGVCIIYYAPRN